CCAACAGCACagagaacagtctgcagcacaaTGCCAACGTGAgtgaggagactggggacagtTTTCCTTGCCTCGTCTGTTGTCTGCACTGATATGAGAAAGCGCTAGACAGGATTGTGGAAACCAACAGAGGACTCAGGCTTACCAGAGGACATGCTGTCAGATGCCCAGCTCTCTGAAATGAGTGAATCAGAGGCTACCCTACATTATTGACACTTACCCCTTATGTCATATTTAGTACTCTTATTACTTCAATGCATTTTGTTATTCAGTGTCTGCGTTTTTCAAGTGGCTCTAAAAATATTTGTCTTATTCTCGTAGTCAACGGGGGTGCCTTCAGGCCAAGCTGATGTTAAAGAGGAGGATTTTGAGGTGGAAATCATAAACAGCAGATACCCACAGGAAAGACCAACAATAATTTTAGACGGTAAGTTGTTAGAGTTAAACTATGCGATTTAGCACTACACCAGCCAGGCAAATCAAACATCTCAGATTAAAACCTCTATGCGTTTGATAACATGCAGTTATAAGACAATGTGACCCTCTCTTATTTGGTCATCATAGAGGTTGGACATTGTTTTTCATGAATTGGTGGACAGGCAATCGAAGCCACAACTCTCTTATGTGCATTCTTCTTTTTGTATTTTATCTTGCTTCAGGAGATGACGACTTAGTGGACAATGGAAGAGAAGGGCCCTCCAACGAGTATCCATCCTTTCATTCCTTCCTCCAGGACAGGCCAGAGAGACGGGATAAACAGGTACTGGAGATGTCTACTACGGATGTCTCCACAGGACACACTTTACGTTTCATATCCATCGatggagtggaggaggaatacGGCGAACATGTCTTTCCCATTGAGGACGATGAGTTCCTACCAGACGATACCGAGCTGTTGCCCAACGAAGGACAAGATGAACACATCACAAAGCCAACGTATGCAAAGAAGTCTTTAGCAAAGTCAAAAAGCAAAGCTGGAAAGACTGCTGGGAAGACTTTCAGTTACTTTAACAGGTTTAACTTGCACTCCCATAGTAAATCCGACACAAACAAGTTAAGTTGCGTGATTTGTAAGAAGACTTTCTTGCGGCAGAACCATCTGACAATGCATATGAAATCTCACAAGTCGCTGTACTGCAGTGTGTGTAAAAACTATTATCCTGGGAAAACTCAGCtcaaaaaacacaaatgtgtctCTCTCGATGATCTGGCCTCGAACAGCTCAAAGTACTTTTGCCATTACTGCGGCAAGTCTTTCAGCTGTCCGTCAAGCATGAGGATACACCACCTGGTGCACACTGGAGAGAGACCCCACACGTGCACTGTCTGCGGGAGAGGATTCGCACAGAAGGGCAATCTGAAATGTCACATGCGCCTTCACACTGGTGAGAAACCGTTCAAATGCCTCACATGCGAAGTTGGtttcacccagaaagtatacctcacTCAGCACTTGGCCAAAGCTCACGGTCAAAAGGAAGAAAATAAGAAAAAGAAGAAGGACCAAGTGCACAAATGTTCTAAGTGTCCGTTGTCTTTCATCAATCAGCAACTGCTCCAAACACACATGGCTGTTCATAAAAATAAATGAAGTATTTTTGGCTGATTGCAATACTCTTGACTTAAAGGGGCAAACTGCAGTtgttacatccatttttggacactTTGGTTTTATTTGTCTGAATTCGCTACAACACTAGCAGGATGTATTAGTCTATCTGGTATGATTTACCTACAATAAAAGTAAATTACGAAGTTTTATTTTGCAAAGAACGTGGTGCATTGCACAATTTATAAGTACTGTAATGTTCACCTACCACTAGCCTATGTTCTATATTTTAGGCTAAAGGAATGGACCTGCCAATGTTTGGTGCAAGATGGCAGTTGGTACTGTATCTGCATTGTCCTCTGTATACATTGGTACAAATTACATAAGATATCATTAAATGGATGTTTTCAATTTCTGTTCCCAGCAGTGCATTTTGTACTTGTTTTGTACATAATGCTTCCATGATCGTGTCAGTTGTTTTTCTGGAATATATTCAGCTGCTGTAAACTTAATTTGCTTTCATAATTAAAACAGCATTAAGGGTATAACATTTCAATCATTTAATCGTTGCCATGTTTAAATTTTtataacatatggaatcacacAAATGTAATGCGAGTACAAACAAGTAAATGTATTACTGAACGCGTTACTTTAATTCCATAATTCATTACAGCCTTTTTTGGGAACATGTTTACATACTCTGTCTACCACACTGGCATTCTTCACAGTAGCACAAACAACTGGTAACAGGACAACCACTGTTTAGCCCAGAAACAGTACATGTCTTTAGAGATACTTCTTCAGAAATGTCACTCAAATCTCTATTCATCAAACAGTGGGGCATCTAGTCTCTTGCCAATTGTGTGACAAGAAGGCACAGTGTTTGTGTGAAATCCTACTGACGGAGCAGAGGGAAAACTCAACTGGAACAGTTCTCTGTCATGTAGTGAAGAGTAAcagctgggtcatgttcattagtgcACACAGTAGCAAAACACAGTTTTAAAACAAAAAACTATACCTACTGAAAACCACCATGATTACGGTTGTCAGTTTTCAAAACAAGGTTGAAATGTAAATTTAAAAACAAATTAACAATATAAAATGACTACTCCCCAATCACTTAATTGAAACATTGGTGTGTGTTAAAACCGTGTTTATAGGTGTAGCTCTTCCCACAGTCgacacagctataaggcttctcccCGGTGTGACTCCGGAGGTGGACATTCAACGAGCTCTtctgagagaaactcttcccacactctgTGCAACTGTAAGGTTTCTCCCCAGAGTGTGTACGCTGATGCAGC
This sequence is a window from Coregonus clupeaformis isolate EN_2021a chromosome 7, ASM2061545v1, whole genome shotgun sequence. Protein-coding genes within it:
- the LOC121569736 gene encoding zinc finger protein 808 encodes the protein MSKRASFHTQLSSIMEILSRTAMAHVCKLVDDEYAGISLENEALTEKLHSLESELTIVKSTAPKLAGNYRSVGVQTGETINRVDRGLNGSPTIEGIFGKEWCLDLWNHGDPNSTENSLQHNANSTGVPSGQADVKEEDFEVEIINSRYPQERPTIILDGDDDLVDNGREGPSNEYPSFHSFLQDRPERRDKQVLEMSTTDVSTGHTLRFISIDGVEEEYGEHVFPIEDDEFLPDDTELLPNEGQDEHITKPTYAKKSLAKSKSKAGKTAGKTFSYFNRFNLHSHSKSDTNKLSCVICKKTFLRQNHLTMHMKSHKSLYCSVCKNYYPGKTQLKKHKCVSLDDLASNSSKYFCHYCGKSFSCPSSMRIHHLVHTGERPHTCTVCGRGFAQKGNLKCHMRLHTGEKPFKCLTCEVGFTQKVYLTQHLAKAHGQKEENKKKKKDQVHKCSKCPLSFINQQLLQTHMAVHKNK